Proteins encoded within one genomic window of Pithys albifrons albifrons isolate INPA30051 chromosome 9, PitAlb_v1, whole genome shotgun sequence:
- the TCTN3 gene encoding tectonic-3 isoform X2, whose product MKFSEKYGRHSFIAPSQVQPSFSAFYRAGDPILIYFDSSSVLSTLRQPVKMGASGLCADGNPAGFLDSKSTSCTRIFSNLSRSCMTDPALDAASYYRDFTVLKVPVSGTIVQSMKVNVAAVAPPGAPHLRNNTCTNVVSEVIYEVEYSGTNGIQSVSVQFKVSNISGNFGSSLQQHFTLHFWSKTLSRTLPRSGNPGYITGAPLLTANNGAMQHMSILQSESDGSCSQFLRHTVEFGRNMRTGCKLSLSPLLEVSNCSYMQQKLYRALQGMNRAEDLAITGSAHSTQREEWTTILVQNCSMQAVNCTSCCMVPVTLEIQILWTKVGLLSNPQAQILGARYSYQCHPLKFLGAHTVPVTTVVTFTDVTNWPEPPRGQPQRHWKLPFDIFFPFRVALDSEGSYRGDLAGYFLLILIMSSILCF is encoded by the exons ATGAAGTTCTCAGAGAAGTATGGCAGACACTCTTTCATAGCACCATCACAAGTCCAGCCGTCATTCTCTGCGTTTTACCGT GCTGGTGATCCAATTCTAATCTACTTTGATTCATCATCTGTACTGAGCACACTTAGACAGCCAGTTAAAATGGGAGCCAGTGGACTTTGTGCTGATGGAAATCCTGCTG GCTTCCTGGACAGCAAAAGCACAAGCTGTACTCGGATCTTTTCCAATTTGAGCAGGAGCTGCATGACTGACCCTGCCCTCGATGCTGCCTCCTACTACCGGGACTTCACTGTGCTGAAG GTACCAGTTAGTGGCACCATTGTGCAGTCCATGAAG GTAAATGTCGCTGCAGTTGCACCTCCTGGAGCTCCCCACTTGAGAAACAACACATGTACCAATGTGGTTTCTGAG GTGATCTATGAGGTAGAATATAGTGGCACAAATGGAATTCAGAGTGTTTCTGTCCAGTTCAAAGTAAGCAACATCTCCGGGAACTTCGGAtcctctctgcagcagcacttcacTTTGCACTTCTGG AGCAAGACCCTCTCTCGCACGTTGCCCAGAAGTGGAAACCCCGGCTATATCACTGGAGCACCCCTGCTGACTGCAAACAATGGTGCCATGCAGCAT ATGAGCATTTTACAGAGTGAAAGTGATGGAAGTTGCTCACAGTTCCTCAGACACACAGTAGAATTTGGAAGGAACATGAGAACAGGCTGCAAACTCAG ccTGTCCCCATTACTGGAAGTGAGTAACTGTAGTTACATGCAGCAGAAGTTATACAGGGCTCTTCAGGGGATGAACAGAGCAGAGGACCTTGCTATAACTGGCAGTGCTCATTCAACCCAGAGAGAAGAGTGGACAACCATTCTGGTTCAGAACTGCAGTATGCAG gctgTGAATTGCACTTCCTGTTGCATGGTTCCTGTGACCCTGGAGATACAGATACTGTGGACTAAAGTGGGCCTCCTGTCCAACCCACAAGCTCAAATACTGGGTGCACGGTACTCTTACCAGTGTCACCCCCTGAAG TTCCTGGGCGCACACACGGTACCTGTGACAACTGTAGTTACTTTCACTGACGTGACAAACTGGCCAGAACCGCCCCGGGGCCAGCCCCAAAGGCACTGGAAACTCCCATTTGAcatctttttccctttcagggTGGCATTGGATTCAGAAGGCAGTTACAGAGGTGATCTGGCTGGCTATTTTTTGTTGATTCTGATAATGTCTAGTATTCTCTGTTTTTGA
- the TCTN3 gene encoding tectonic-3 isoform X3, which produces MGASGLCADGNPAGFLDSKSTSCTRIFSNLSRSCMTDPALDAASYYRDFTVLKVPVSGTIVQSMKVNVAAVAPPGAPHLRNNTCTNVVSEVIYEVEYSGTNGIQSVSVQFKVSNISGNFGSSLQQHFTLHFWSKTLSRTLPRSGNPGYITGAPLLTANNGAMQHMSILQSESDGSCSQFLRHTVEFGRNMRTGCKLSLSPLLEVSNCSYMQQKLYRALQGMNRAEDLAITGSAHSTQREEWTTILVQNCSMQAVNCTSCCMVPVTLEIQILWTKVGLLSNPQAQILGARYSYQCHPLKFLGAHTVPVTTVVTFTDVTNWPEPPRGQPQRHWKLPFDIFFPFRVALDSEGSYRGDLAGYFLLILIMSSILCF; this is translated from the exons ATGGGAGCCAGTGGACTTTGTGCTGATGGAAATCCTGCTG GCTTCCTGGACAGCAAAAGCACAAGCTGTACTCGGATCTTTTCCAATTTGAGCAGGAGCTGCATGACTGACCCTGCCCTCGATGCTGCCTCCTACTACCGGGACTTCACTGTGCTGAAG GTACCAGTTAGTGGCACCATTGTGCAGTCCATGAAG GTAAATGTCGCTGCAGTTGCACCTCCTGGAGCTCCCCACTTGAGAAACAACACATGTACCAATGTGGTTTCTGAG GTGATCTATGAGGTAGAATATAGTGGCACAAATGGAATTCAGAGTGTTTCTGTCCAGTTCAAAGTAAGCAACATCTCCGGGAACTTCGGAtcctctctgcagcagcacttcacTTTGCACTTCTGG AGCAAGACCCTCTCTCGCACGTTGCCCAGAAGTGGAAACCCCGGCTATATCACTGGAGCACCCCTGCTGACTGCAAACAATGGTGCCATGCAGCAT ATGAGCATTTTACAGAGTGAAAGTGATGGAAGTTGCTCACAGTTCCTCAGACACACAGTAGAATTTGGAAGGAACATGAGAACAGGCTGCAAACTCAG ccTGTCCCCATTACTGGAAGTGAGTAACTGTAGTTACATGCAGCAGAAGTTATACAGGGCTCTTCAGGGGATGAACAGAGCAGAGGACCTTGCTATAACTGGCAGTGCTCATTCAACCCAGAGAGAAGAGTGGACAACCATTCTGGTTCAGAACTGCAGTATGCAG gctgTGAATTGCACTTCCTGTTGCATGGTTCCTGTGACCCTGGAGATACAGATACTGTGGACTAAAGTGGGCCTCCTGTCCAACCCACAAGCTCAAATACTGGGTGCACGGTACTCTTACCAGTGTCACCCCCTGAAG TTCCTGGGCGCACACACGGTACCTGTGACAACTGTAGTTACTTTCACTGACGTGACAAACTGGCCAGAACCGCCCCGGGGCCAGCCCCAAAGGCACTGGAAACTCCCATTTGAcatctttttccctttcagggTGGCATTGGATTCAGAAGGCAGTTACAGAGGTGATCTGGCTGGCTATTTTTTGTTGATTCTGATAATGTCTAGTATTCTCTGTTTTTGA
- the TCTN3 gene encoding tectonic-3 isoform X5 yields the protein MEILLVPVSGTIVQSMKVNVAAVAPPGAPHLRNNTCTNVVSEVIYEVEYSGTNGIQSVSVQFKVSNISGNFGSSLQQHFTLHFWSKTLSRTLPRSGNPGYITGAPLLTANNGAMQHMSILQSESDGSCSQFLRHTVEFGRNMRTGCKLSLSPLLEVSNCSYMQQKLYRALQGMNRAEDLAITGSAHSTQREEWTTILVQNCSMQAVNCTSCCMVPVTLEIQILWTKVGLLSNPQAQILGARYSYQCHPLKFLGAHTVPVTTVVTFTDVTNWPEPPRGQPQRHWKLPFDIFFPFRVALDSEGSYRGDLAGYFLLILIMSSILCF from the exons ATGGAAATCCTGCTG GTACCAGTTAGTGGCACCATTGTGCAGTCCATGAAG GTAAATGTCGCTGCAGTTGCACCTCCTGGAGCTCCCCACTTGAGAAACAACACATGTACCAATGTGGTTTCTGAG GTGATCTATGAGGTAGAATATAGTGGCACAAATGGAATTCAGAGTGTTTCTGTCCAGTTCAAAGTAAGCAACATCTCCGGGAACTTCGGAtcctctctgcagcagcacttcacTTTGCACTTCTGG AGCAAGACCCTCTCTCGCACGTTGCCCAGAAGTGGAAACCCCGGCTATATCACTGGAGCACCCCTGCTGACTGCAAACAATGGTGCCATGCAGCAT ATGAGCATTTTACAGAGTGAAAGTGATGGAAGTTGCTCACAGTTCCTCAGACACACAGTAGAATTTGGAAGGAACATGAGAACAGGCTGCAAACTCAG ccTGTCCCCATTACTGGAAGTGAGTAACTGTAGTTACATGCAGCAGAAGTTATACAGGGCTCTTCAGGGGATGAACAGAGCAGAGGACCTTGCTATAACTGGCAGTGCTCATTCAACCCAGAGAGAAGAGTGGACAACCATTCTGGTTCAGAACTGCAGTATGCAG gctgTGAATTGCACTTCCTGTTGCATGGTTCCTGTGACCCTGGAGATACAGATACTGTGGACTAAAGTGGGCCTCCTGTCCAACCCACAAGCTCAAATACTGGGTGCACGGTACTCTTACCAGTGTCACCCCCTGAAG TTCCTGGGCGCACACACGGTACCTGTGACAACTGTAGTTACTTTCACTGACGTGACAAACTGGCCAGAACCGCCCCGGGGCCAGCCCCAAAGGCACTGGAAACTCCCATTTGAcatctttttccctttcagggTGGCATTGGATTCAGAAGGCAGTTACAGAGGTGATCTGGCTGGCTATTTTTTGTTGATTCTGATAATGTCTAGTATTCTCTGTTTTTGA
- the TCTN3 gene encoding tectonic-3 isoform X4: MTDPALDAASYYRDFTVLKVPVSGTIVQSMKVNVAAVAPPGAPHLRNNTCTNVVSEVIYEVEYSGTNGIQSVSVQFKVSNISGNFGSSLQQHFTLHFWSKTLSRTLPRSGNPGYITGAPLLTANNGAMQHMSILQSESDGSCSQFLRHTVEFGRNMRTGCKLSLSPLLEVSNCSYMQQKLYRALQGMNRAEDLAITGSAHSTQREEWTTILVQNCSMQAVNCTSCCMVPVTLEIQILWTKVGLLSNPQAQILGARYSYQCHPLKFLGAHTVPVTTVVTFTDVTNWPEPPRGQPQRHWKLPFDIFFPFRVALDSEGSYRGDLAGYFLLILIMSSILCF, from the exons ATGACTGACCCTGCCCTCGATGCTGCCTCCTACTACCGGGACTTCACTGTGCTGAAG GTACCAGTTAGTGGCACCATTGTGCAGTCCATGAAG GTAAATGTCGCTGCAGTTGCACCTCCTGGAGCTCCCCACTTGAGAAACAACACATGTACCAATGTGGTTTCTGAG GTGATCTATGAGGTAGAATATAGTGGCACAAATGGAATTCAGAGTGTTTCTGTCCAGTTCAAAGTAAGCAACATCTCCGGGAACTTCGGAtcctctctgcagcagcacttcacTTTGCACTTCTGG AGCAAGACCCTCTCTCGCACGTTGCCCAGAAGTGGAAACCCCGGCTATATCACTGGAGCACCCCTGCTGACTGCAAACAATGGTGCCATGCAGCAT ATGAGCATTTTACAGAGTGAAAGTGATGGAAGTTGCTCACAGTTCCTCAGACACACAGTAGAATTTGGAAGGAACATGAGAACAGGCTGCAAACTCAG ccTGTCCCCATTACTGGAAGTGAGTAACTGTAGTTACATGCAGCAGAAGTTATACAGGGCTCTTCAGGGGATGAACAGAGCAGAGGACCTTGCTATAACTGGCAGTGCTCATTCAACCCAGAGAGAAGAGTGGACAACCATTCTGGTTCAGAACTGCAGTATGCAG gctgTGAATTGCACTTCCTGTTGCATGGTTCCTGTGACCCTGGAGATACAGATACTGTGGACTAAAGTGGGCCTCCTGTCCAACCCACAAGCTCAAATACTGGGTGCACGGTACTCTTACCAGTGTCACCCCCTGAAG TTCCTGGGCGCACACACGGTACCTGTGACAACTGTAGTTACTTTCACTGACGTGACAAACTGGCCAGAACCGCCCCGGGGCCAGCCCCAAAGGCACTGGAAACTCCCATTTGAcatctttttccctttcagggTGGCATTGGATTCAGAAGGCAGTTACAGAGGTGATCTGGCTGGCTATTTTTTGTTGATTCTGATAATGTCTAGTATTCTCTGTTTTTGA